One window of Terriglobales bacterium genomic DNA carries:
- a CDS encoding sigma-70 family RNA polymerase sigma factor, which yields MSGGSQVAPGALLVGLEKLVGELFERSAGAKFGLTIEEFTVFLGEVSAKTLSAEASQQDVRELLGTLRVEDLALARACAAGNESAWEHFLTRFREKLYDSARAITHEESQARDLADSIYADLYGMTTREGERPSKLTSYTGRGSLEGWLRTVLAQEFVNRYRGQRRLVSLEEQEEESHQFVVAAPAAEPVAHVDERLEGAVDEALANVSPEDRMLLAAYYLDGRTLAEIGRMMGFHEATASRRLDKLAKTLRKAVREGLVKRGMSRRQADEAMEADVRDLQVNVRKRLSQER from the coding sequence ATGAGTGGCGGTTCTCAAGTTGCGCCCGGGGCACTCCTGGTTGGCCTGGAGAAGCTGGTTGGGGAGCTGTTTGAGCGCAGCGCAGGAGCCAAGTTTGGCCTTACGATTGAAGAATTTACGGTCTTTCTGGGGGAAGTTTCAGCGAAAACCCTCTCTGCCGAGGCCAGCCAACAAGATGTCCGCGAGTTGTTGGGTACGCTGCGGGTGGAAGACCTGGCGCTGGCGCGGGCCTGCGCGGCAGGCAACGAATCAGCTTGGGAGCACTTCCTGACGCGTTTCCGCGAGAAGCTCTACGACTCGGCGCGCGCGATCACGCATGAGGAATCGCAGGCGCGGGATCTGGCTGATTCCATTTACGCCGACCTCTACGGGATGACCACGCGCGAAGGGGAACGGCCTTCGAAGCTGACGTCCTATACCGGACGAGGCTCGCTGGAAGGCTGGTTGCGGACGGTGCTGGCGCAGGAGTTCGTGAATCGCTACCGCGGCCAGCGTCGACTGGTCAGCCTGGAAGAACAGGAAGAGGAGTCACATCAGTTCGTTGTCGCAGCCCCTGCAGCTGAGCCAGTTGCACACGTCGATGAACGTCTGGAGGGTGCGGTGGATGAGGCTCTGGCGAATGTTTCCCCGGAGGATCGAATGCTCCTGGCCGCCTATTACCTGGACGGCAGGACCCTGGCGGAGATTGGGAGAATGATGGGCTTCCACGAGGCCACCGCCAGCCGCCGCCTTGATAAGTTGGCGAAAACATTGAGGAAAGCAGTCCGGGAGGGGCTCGTAAAGCGAGGCATGAGCCGGCGGCAGGCAGACGAGGCGATGGAGGCTGATGTCCGCGATCTGCAGGTCAATGTGAGGAAAAGATTGTCGCAAGAACGATGA
- a CDS encoding DUF4386 domain-containing protein, which produces MTSLSRNARVAGLLYILASAVGVVRLMYIPSALFVRGNAAATANNIAAHESLFRWGIVSSLVGAILWLFVPLALYRLFKEVDQTLAVLMVILGSLMQTPLYVVNTVTDAAALLFARGADFLSIFDKPQRDAFVRLFLNLHHQLDLANLAFAGLWLFPFGLLVYRSRFLPRVLGVWLMIACFAWLTFSLSGLLFPGSEDKVLAITQPVVLGELVVMLWLVLMGAGPKTLAGPSPLTAAG; this is translated from the coding sequence ATGACTTCGCTCAGCAGGAACGCCCGCGTGGCGGGGCTCCTATACATTTTGGCCTCCGCAGTTGGCGTGGTACGCCTCATGTACATTCCCAGCGCCCTGTTTGTGCGCGGAAACGCGGCGGCAACGGCCAACAACATCGCTGCCCACGAGTCGCTCTTCCGCTGGGGCATCGTGAGCTCCCTGGTCGGCGCGATCCTGTGGCTCTTCGTCCCCTTAGCTCTTTATCGGTTGTTCAAGGAAGTTGACCAGACACTCGCCGTGCTGATGGTGATCCTCGGCAGCTTGATGCAAACACCTCTGTACGTGGTCAACACCGTGACCGACGCAGCCGCCCTGCTATTCGCTCGCGGGGCCGATTTCCTGTCAATTTTCGACAAGCCGCAGCGCGATGCCTTTGTCCGGCTGTTCCTCAACCTGCATCACCAGCTTGACCTCGCCAACCTGGCGTTCGCGGGCCTGTGGCTCTTCCCCTTCGGGCTGCTGGTCTACAGGTCGCGATTTCTGCCGCGCGTTCTGGGCGTCTGGCTCATGATCGCCTGCTTCGCATGGCTGACCTTCAGCCTTTCAGGATTATTGTTCCCAGGCTCCGAGGACAAGGTGCTTGCCATCACTCAACCTGTGGTGCTGGGAGAGCTGGTCGTTATGCTCTGGCTGGTGCTCATGGGCGCCGGACCGAAGACCTTAGCAGGCCCGTCGCCACTCACAGCGGCGGGTTAG
- a CDS encoding aldo/keto reductase produces MKKDRANEPSQSSRRTFLKSSGAMTAAVIGSSAFPKVATAAGAVQADSRGRNGMPTRNLGKTGYKVGIFSLGGQAALERPHNEEIAVPIIEKALDLGVNYIDTSSIYGGPERWSEQYIGKVMKRRRAETFVATKTIDRTRDGSMRMLETSLKLLQTDRIDIWQLHDIGTMGEIDKIFAKGGAMEALLQARDQKIVRYLGITGHFRPEPLIAAIHRYPFDTILMAVNAADPHHYSFSDQLLPLAVEKRMGIVGMKVPARGRILSSWTPPPIEKQKHMWEGMVLAPTPGTITMRQAMYYSLSLPVSTVIIGCDSTSQLEENVQLAREFTPLSQQQMAALTEKTQPVSKQSLFFRFYEHA; encoded by the coding sequence ATGAAGAAAGACAGGGCTAACGAGCCATCCCAAAGCAGCCGTCGGACATTTCTAAAGTCAAGTGGCGCGATGACAGCCGCGGTAATCGGGTCGTCGGCTTTTCCGAAGGTGGCTACCGCGGCGGGAGCGGTACAAGCCGATTCGCGAGGCCGTAATGGCATGCCAACTCGCAATCTGGGGAAAACTGGCTACAAGGTCGGCATCTTCAGTCTAGGCGGACAGGCCGCCCTTGAACGTCCGCACAACGAGGAGATCGCGGTCCCCATCATCGAGAAGGCCCTGGATCTCGGTGTGAATTACATTGACACGTCTTCCATATACGGTGGTCCTGAGCGTTGGAGCGAGCAATACATCGGAAAGGTAATGAAACGCCGCCGAGCCGAGACGTTTGTGGCGACAAAGACAATTGACCGTACACGCGACGGTTCAATGCGTATGCTCGAAACCTCGCTGAAACTGTTGCAAACCGACCGCATCGATATTTGGCAACTGCACGACATAGGGACGATGGGGGAAATCGACAAGATCTTCGCCAAGGGCGGCGCCATGGAGGCTTTGCTTCAGGCTCGCGACCAGAAGATCGTGCGCTATCTTGGTATCACCGGGCACTTCCGGCCCGAACCGCTCATCGCGGCCATCCATCGTTACCCATTCGACACGATTCTGATGGCTGTGAATGCTGCCGATCCTCATCACTACAGCTTTTCGGATCAATTGCTGCCCCTGGCCGTCGAGAAGCGAATGGGCATTGTGGGAATGAAGGTGCCGGCGCGAGGGCGCATCCTGTCGAGCTGGACTCCGCCACCAATCGAGAAACAGAAACACATGTGGGAAGGAATGGTCCTGGCGCCGACCCCCGGGACAATCACCATGCGTCAGGCTATGTATTATTCTCTCTCGCTGCCCGTCAGTACCGTCATCATCGGCTGCGACTCTACCTCCCAGCTCGAGGAAAATGTGCAGTTGGCCCGGGAATTCACCCCGCTCAGCCAGCAACAGATGGCAGCCCTTACCGAGAAAACTCAGCCGGTATCCAAGCAATCGCTGTTCTTCCGCTTCTACGAACACGCATGA
- a CDS encoding ester cyclase: MLKNPSLLLVLLLLATTAFCQTQPPSEQEKNKTVARLFLEDVLGQGRLDQYSDSHTADFVAHGTDRDFSLAEDMAAAREERTAMPDMQMAVNRMVAEGDLVAVHWTAWGTNTQPGMGLPATGKKIKVSGITIFRFKAAKISEEWSAWNMLSVLKQAGLFPPNP; this comes from the coding sequence ATGCTGAAAAATCCTTCACTTCTCTTAGTTCTGTTACTTCTTGCGACGACTGCCTTTTGCCAAACTCAGCCTCCAAGCGAGCAGGAGAAAAACAAGACTGTTGCCCGACTGTTCCTCGAAGACGTACTGGGCCAGGGAAGGCTTGACCAGTATTCGGACTCGCACACAGCCGATTTTGTGGCCCACGGAACTGACCGGGACTTCAGTCTGGCTGAAGACATGGCGGCAGCGCGTGAAGAACGCACAGCGATGCCGGACATGCAGATGGCGGTTAACCGTATGGTCGCCGAGGGGGATTTGGTTGCCGTGCATTGGACGGCGTGGGGTACGAACACGCAGCCGGGAATGGGGCTTCCCGCGACCGGCAAAAAGATTAAAGTTTCGGGAATAACCATCTTCCGCTTCAAGGCAGCAAAGATTTCTGAAGAGTGGAGCGCCTGGAACATGCTTTCGGTGTTAAAGCAGGCTGGCCTCTTTCCTCCGAACCCATAA
- a CDS encoding DoxX family protein translates to MDTAKETTMKVLLLLGRLLFGGFFLGSGLNHFVHHTALAEMVAAAGYPLPELAVIGSGVLIFLGGASILLGAWPRVGAWLIVIFLVFVTPLVNNFWADVNNPQQFADDLNNFTKNVGLLGGVLMSLFIQQPWPYSVDEMVSRSRQTIPVESEYIRIFRQR, encoded by the coding sequence ATGGACACCGCAAAAGAGACCACCATGAAGGTCCTGCTTCTGCTCGGCCGCCTTTTGTTCGGTGGCTTCTTTTTGGGATCGGGGTTGAACCACTTCGTACACCACACGGCGTTGGCGGAAATGGTAGCGGCGGCTGGCTATCCTTTGCCCGAGTTGGCGGTGATCGGCTCCGGCGTGCTCATCTTTCTGGGCGGGGCCAGTATCCTGCTGGGAGCCTGGCCCCGAGTGGGCGCCTGGCTGATCGTCATCTTCCTGGTATTCGTTACGCCCCTGGTAAACAATTTTTGGGCTGACGTCAACAACCCGCAACAATTCGCCGACGATCTGAATAACTTCACCAAGAATGTGGGATTGCTGGGCGGCGTCCTGATGTCATTGTTCATCCAGCAGCCGTGGCCCTACAGCGTGGATGAGATGGTAAGCCGCAGTCGCCAGACCATCCCCGTGGAGAGCGAATACATCCGAATTTTTCGGCAGCGATAG
- a CDS encoding GrpB family protein: MLQPLQICAYDPHWVQEFAAERDRIAQVLGELARRIDHNGSTAVPGLEAKPIIDIQVSVEQLQPIAAYGEPFATLGYVHVPHADDAFCPFFHRPKDWPHTHHVHVVQSGGEEERRTLAFRDYLREHSDTARQYAALKKALATLADAADSSSREKYANAKSEFIERVIQIALAAGYPRGL, from the coding sequence ATGCTCCAACCACTCCAGATCTGCGCCTACGATCCGCATTGGGTTCAGGAATTTGCGGCGGAGCGGGACCGCATTGCCCAAGTCCTCGGCGAACTGGCGCGCCGTATCGACCACAACGGCTCGACGGCTGTCCCGGGACTGGAAGCCAAGCCCATCATCGACATTCAGGTTTCCGTGGAACAGCTGCAGCCTATCGCTGCTTACGGCGAGCCGTTCGCCACCCTCGGTTATGTTCACGTGCCGCACGCTGACGACGCTTTCTGTCCCTTCTTTCATCGCCCAAAGGACTGGCCGCACACGCACCATGTTCACGTGGTTCAGTCGGGCGGCGAGGAAGAGCGACGCACCCTGGCATTCCGTGATTACTTGCGCGAGCACAGCGATACCGCAAGGCAATACGCCGCTCTCAAGAAAGCGCTGGCCACTCTGGCCGACGCCGCAGACTCTTCATCTCGTGAAAAATACGCGAATGCAAAAAGCGAATTTATTGAGCGGGTGATTCAGATCGCGCTGGCCGCGGGATATCCCCGCGGGTTGTGA